The DNA sequence CCGCCGCCGCAGCAGAAATTGTTGGAGCGGTTGGGGCTCATGTCGACGAAATTATCCGCGCCGATGCAGGCCTTGACGACCTCCCGCAGGTCCTCGGCCAGCGGATCGCCGAAGCTCTTGCGCACCTGCTGGCAGGGGTCCTGAACGGTGAACTTGATTTTCAGGTCCTGGTTCCAGTCGGCGCTCACCTTGAGCTTCCCTTCCCGCAGCCAGCGCGCGTAGTAGCGGACCATGGGCGCGATCTCGAGATCGGTTTGAATCCCGTGGTGCTTGGCCCCGTGCCAGACCGAGTAGGTGGAGTGGCCGCATTCGGTGTTGAGATAGACCTTGCAGCCCAACTGCTCGGCGCGCCGGATGGTGGTGGTGGTGATCTGCTTCCAGCTTTCGTCGTCGGCCAGGAACATGCAGTAGTTCTCCCCGCCCCAGCCGGTGCAGCTGTAGGTCCAGTCGGCGCCGACGATGTGCAGGATCTTCCACAGCGGCACCATTTCATCGGGTTCAGTGACCGGCTCGCGCGAGTTCTGGGAAAGAAAAAAATGGGCGCCCTGCTTGTCGATGGGCGCCTGGAGATTCTCCCAGCCGGGCTGGTTTTCGCGCACTTCCTCCAAGACGTCCTCCACCACGAAGCGAAAATCCTCTTCGGGTGTTCCCATGGCGCTGCAGCTGTTGTTGCGCAGGGCCATGTCACAGGAGCCGAGTATGCCCTTGGGCCGCGTTTCGCGCGGCCACAGCTTGCGGGCTTCGTAGACCAGGCCCGGAATGTTGATCTCCATGGGGCAGACATAGGTGCAGCGGGTGCACAGGCTGCACATCCAGACCCAGGGGTGCCCGGTG is a window from the Desulfobacteraceae bacterium genome containing:
- a CDS encoding (Fe-S)-binding protein — its product is MTEAIQLGKKKHGMVMDQVRGLLPAGCNLNLCLTCGACSAGCPATGLEGMDPRKFLRLAALGLDEAITGHPWVWMCSLCTRCTYVCPMEINIPGLVYEARKLWPRETRPKGILGSCDMALRNNSCSAMGTPEEDFRFVVEDVLEEVRENQPGWENLQAPIDKQGAHFFLSQNSREPVTEPDEMVPLWKILHIVGADWTYSCTGWGGENYCMFLADDESWKQITTTTIRRAEQLGCKVYLNTECGHSTYSVWHGAKHHGIQTDLEIAPMVRYYARWLREGKLKVSADWNQDLKIKFTVQDPCQQVRKSFGDPLAEDLREVVKACIGADNFVDMSPNRSNNFCCGGG